In the Pirellulales bacterium genome, one interval contains:
- a CDS encoding site-specific DNA-methyltransferase yields MLRQLAKHSHEDYIPTGLPSLANAQTALPAIAKNAGLIAEIENAVRRVPTTHDIVVGDAREMSLNPESVQLVLTSPPYWTLKDYRDTEGQLGHFADYEGFLVELDKVWHQCFRALVPGGRLICVVGDVCLSRRKNEGRHTVIPLHASIQEHCRHIGYDNLAPIIWHKIANAVYEVAGNGSAFLGKPYEPNAVIKNDLEYILMERKPGGYRSPSLATRILSVIGDANHKEWFQQIWTGVTGASTRNHPAPYPLALAERLIRMFSFVGDTVLDPFLGTGTTTVAAMRHGRNSVGYEIDATYAKAAWRRIVETKGLDMAAEVEWHGP; encoded by the coding sequence ATGTTACGGCAACTCGCGAAGCATAGCCACGAAGATTACATCCCCACCGGGCTGCCGTCGCTGGCCAATGCCCAGACCGCATTGCCCGCGATCGCGAAGAACGCCGGCCTGATCGCAGAAATTGAGAACGCGGTACGGCGGGTTCCAACAACGCACGACATCGTCGTCGGCGACGCCCGCGAAATGAGCTTGAATCCTGAATCAGTCCAGCTTGTTCTAACGTCGCCCCCTTACTGGACTCTGAAGGATTATCGTGACACCGAAGGGCAATTAGGCCACTTTGCTGACTACGAAGGCTTTCTGGTTGAATTGGATAAAGTCTGGCATCAATGCTTTCGGGCTCTGGTTCCTGGCGGCCGGTTAATCTGCGTGGTCGGCGATGTGTGCCTATCCCGGCGCAAGAACGAGGGCCGCCACACGGTCATCCCCCTGCACGCCTCGATTCAGGAGCACTGTCGCCACATTGGATACGACAACCTGGCTCCGATCATTTGGCACAAAATTGCCAATGCCGTTTATGAAGTGGCCGGCAATGGTTCAGCGTTTTTGGGCAAGCCCTACGAACCGAACGCGGTCATCAAAAACGACCTGGAATACATTTTGATGGAGCGAAAGCCCGGGGGTTATCGAAGTCCGTCCTTGGCAACTCGCATTTTGAGCGTGATCGGGGACGCAAACCACAAGGAATGGTTCCAGCAGATCTGGACGGGTGTTACAGGAGCGTCAACCCGCAACCATCCCGCACCTTATCCTCTTGCACTTGCGGAACGGCTGATCCGCATGTTTAGCTTCGTCGGTGACACAGTCTTGGATCCGTTTTTGGGTACGGGTACCACGACTGTCGCCGCGATGCGCCATGGACGCAACAGCGTTGGGTATGAAATCGACGCTACGTATGCGAAGGCCGCATGGCGCCGCATCGTCGAAACAAAAGGCCTTGATATGGCCGCGGAAGTCGAGTGGCATGGCCCATAA